The Plectropomus leopardus isolate mb chromosome 7, YSFRI_Pleo_2.0, whole genome shotgun sequence genome window below encodes:
- the LOC121945448 gene encoding macrophage mannose receptor 1-like isoform X3 → MQSFESSVLHFIICFFFKTYLVSFAEMDCCMTPILLFFGLSLGSCSHFPLRKYYYVHTAMTWTDAQSHCRSKYTDLATFESVDDQKRLEPVAPGLWFWIGLHDDPKSWREGFGSEANSWRWSATGGTSRTGYQNWAVYQPNNYYTDEGCVEMITNGGWTDVRCNTNRRFVCYTVTNQTEKTYVFISDPQKWTDARDYCRKHHTDLAVIESSEENDEVRSLIPNGVKSWIGLHRVTWTWSDKSQSSFTPWRGGSPNSKGRNQFCVTQSSSYRWDDAGCWEEYPFICHQALTLKTTVKMMFETDADMTNQATSSQILQQLDAELKSQRWTDYKLQWTIQPRKQKKKHTEPHRTLHL, encoded by the exons ATGCAGAGCTTTGAAAGCtcagtgttgcattttattatttgctttttttttaaaacttatctTGTttcatttgcagaaatggaTTGTTGCATGACTCCGATTCTCCTCTTCTTTG GACTGAGCCTCGGCTCCTGCTCTCACTTCCCCCTGAGGAAGTACTATTATGTACATACAGCAATGACCTGGACCGACGCTCAGAGTCACTGCAGATCAAAATACACCGACCTGGCGACCTTTGAGAGCGTGGATGATCAAAAAAGGCTGGAACCTGTTGCCCCTGGTTTATGGTTTTGGATCGGACTTCATGACGAtccaaaatcctggagggaagGTTTTGGTAGTGAAGCCAACTCCTGGAGATGGTCAGCGACTGGTGGAACAAGCAGAACTGGTTACCAAAACTGGGCTGTATACCAACCAAATAATTATTACACAGATGAGGGCTGCGTGGAGATGATCACAAATGGAGGATGGACTGACGTGCGCTGTAACACAAACAGGAGGTTTGTTTGTTACACTG TTACAAACCAAACTGAGAAAACCTACGTGTTCATCTCAGACCCACAAAAGTGGACTGATGCCCGCGACTACTGCAGAAAACACCACACAGACTTAGCTGTGATCGAGAGCAGTGAAGAAAACGATGAGGTCAGGTCTCTGATACCTAACGGTGTTAAAAGCTGGATCGGTCTGCACCGAGTGACGTGGACTTGGTCCGACAAGTCCCAAAGCTCCTTCACACCCTGGCGAGGAGGCAGCCCAAACAGCAAAGGTCGTAACCAGTTCTGTGTCACTCAGAGTTCGTCTTACAGATGGGACGACGCCGGGTGTTGGGAGGAGTACCCTTTCATCTGCCATCAAG CTCTAACATTGAAGACCACGGTGAAGATGATGTTTGAGACTGACGCTGATATGACCAATCAGGCGACGAGCTCCCAGATCCTGCAGCAG TTGGATGCAGAGCTAAAAAGTCAGAGATGGACTGACTACAAACTGCAATGGACGATTCAGcccagaaaacagaaaaagaaacatactGAACCTCACCGCACTTTacatttataa